GATGCTTGATGCCTCCGCATTACGATAATCAGAGGTCGCGGTATCAATTGCCGACACGGCGACCAACTTGTCCCGTCGATCTTTGCCAAGCAATTGCGCAGTAGCATTCAACCGCTGTTGGCTCACGATCGACACCACAGCCATGACCAGCAACGCACCTACAAGGATGCCGAATGCAACCGTAAGCTTACCGCTGATCTTAAGGTTCTTCATGTGCTTATCGCCTCTGCGATGAGTAATTCAAGGGACGCGTTCTGAGATGTGCAATCGTCTTGAATGTATCACAGCCACGAAGCATGGGCGTGGCGTAGCACGCTTGTAGGGCGCACATGTCCAAGCCAGGCCTTTGGCACACGACCAAACATCAGGCGCCATTGCTGACGCATGTCAATTATGATCTCAAATTGTTGATCTGTGGTAAATAAACAGGTCTGAGTATGGAAAAGGAGCGCACGCCTCCTACGGCTCTAGCAATGCCTCAAACACACGATGCCGACGAGCTCCGTCGTCCTGGCGAGCAAAACAGCTGATCGCGGCTGAATTTCCGTCGTTGCATCTCCATCCTCCGGTTCCATAAACACCTTATCTCGGTGTCCACGAAACCGGCAGCAGCTCAGTCAAAGGTCGACCTGCATCGTTTGGAAAGCGGTTCGCATTAGCGAGTTGCTCGATGATGAAAGCCAGCGCCTGATCCCTGCGAAGCAGAGCTGGTGAACCCCCGGTCATATGCAGGGAACATAATGGAATTCGCGACGAGATGATAGGTCAGCACGACAGGCTGATAGCGAACAAAGTATACTTCGTGGAGCTCTTGGGGTCTGTCCAAGCTTGAACGAGCGAACTTCGAAGGACACACGAGGCGATGGTGCGGACGGAGCTCGTACAGCGGTTGATGGAGGGCAATCCCACCTTGAGCCAGCGCGATGTGGAAAATCTCGTCTCTACCTTCTTCGAGACGATCGTCGCGCATTTGGTGGCCAACGGGCGGGTCGATCTACGCGGCTTCGGTGCTTTTTACACGGGCACGCGTGTAGCTCACGCCGGATACAATCCACGCACAGGCGATCCGACGGAGGTGCCAGCCAAACGTGAACCGCGCTTCAGAGCCAGCCGCGTGCTTCGCTTGCAACCCATCATCGGCGGATGAGGCGGAGAAGTCCTCCGCCCCGGTCGCCATTTCACCTCGGCATGGAGGCTCGGCGACGCCGATTGTACCCGGCGGATACCCGCACGGCGACGGCCGCTAGCCCCCATTAGCGGCGATCGGCATGCAACGGCATGATCTTGGGCCAAAGCTCGGTGGCTAGCCTCTGATCGCCGCCGCGTCGGCCCCCGACGTGACGATCGTAAATAGTTTGGTTCGGTTCTCGTCGGTAACTTCCAGACGGATACCTTCGCCGGCCCACAACAGGCCCGGCATGTCGCGGATGATCTCGGCGATGTGGCGAGCAGCTGCAACGCGCACTTCTTCAATCGTATCAGCTTCGAGCCCGAGGTTGTCCAAATCGGAGACGGCACCGGCAAGATCAAAAAAGCATCTCATTATCTTACCTCTCGTCTACGAAACGCAGGACCGGATGGTCGGCTCCGGTTGATCTGGATCACCGCTCCATGTGCGCGACGTGGGACCGTGTTCCACGCTTGCCGGCGCTTCAAGAAGATGGGGAACCGCTCGGCTGCTACGTTGCTTCGGTGGGCGCCAGATCTCTGGATGGCCAGTTTTCTCATATGGCGCCCGCTGCGCGAACTGGTTGGAAGGGGCTACTGAAGTACCGCCCCAAACAACGCATCTATTGGGACATCAAACCGTGGCGCCACCTGATCAAGGTGCAGGTAAAGCGGGTTGAAGTCGCCCTCGCGGCAAACGCCCTTCCAGTCGCGAATGGCGATCGTCCGACCGCTGTGCTCAATCAGCCCGTCAGCAGCGAGAGATTTGACCATTCGGTTGACATGTACTCCGGTCAACCGGTGGCATCGCCGAGTTGTTCCTGGGTCATCGGCAGCCGAAAGCTTGGTGAGTTGAGTATACCGGCGGCACGCATCCGGACGGCAATCTCGCACAGGATGTGAGCGATTCTCGCCCGTCCGTTGCGACGACCCACGTTCAGAACCCACTCGCGCGATATAGATGCATCGATCAGACCATCCACCCAAAGGGCGCGACCAACGGCCGGTCGAGTAAGCGCTATCTCCTGAAGCGCGTCGCGATCGATGTCGGCGACCACGAGTTCGGTGAGCGCTTGCACGCTGTGGTCTGCGACAGCGAGAAACAGGTGCTGCAAGTCGAGCAAGTCGCCAGTCAACTGAATCGACACAATCTGACGCCTCCCGTCGGCGGCGAGCTTATGGCGAAAAGCCAAACCAGAGAGCACAAGGCCACAGCACGGCCGCGGCATTTCACCCTCGCGAACATGATAGGCGTGCGGGTTGAGGACGCGGCGGACGTGGGGGAGCGCGATGATCGGGGCCTTATCCTCGTCCGTAAGCATGGCGCGCTGGGAAAGCCGCTTGGCAAAAATTTCGAGGCTGCTTTTAGACAAACGGATCTCCCTCGACGGGAGAGCAAGTATCTCTCAGTCGCTAATCCGCTTGGTAAGTAGGCCAGCGATGCCACTCCATAACATCCGGGCAGACATTTGTTTAGCAACGGCACGAAGCACAAATACCTGCTTGATAGGCATCAAGCTTCTCCGCCTCGCGAGCGGTTCGCGGATGAGGCTCGTTTCCGAAAGGCGGACAAGAAGCCCTCGACCTTGCGGCCGAAGACTTCATGCTTATTCCGCCGAAACGGGCTAAACCGCGTACGAGATCCGGGTGGTGACCTTCTGCCGCCGGCGCATCGCGAAGCCGATCAAGCCCATGCCGAGGATCATCATGGCCCACGTGGCTGGCTCAGGTACAGCGGCTGCTACTGGCGAGATGGTCAGCTGTCCGTTGCCGAAGAACGGGTTGATCACGGTAAAGCTGCCCGTGAGGAAAGTCGGCGAGGCAGGCGGTCCAGTGAACAGCGTGGGAGCGTTGAACTGTGTGAAGCCAAGATTGGCAGCATTGATGCTCAGGCTGGAAAATACGCCGTTACCAAAGCTTATGGTCGACGCTGTTCCAGCTACGCCACCGAAAGTGCCAGCGACGTTATCAAACGAGAACTGTTCCGATCCAATAAAGGTCTGTGAGAAGTCCGGTGTGGGATTTGAATCCAGCTGGAAGACCGCCGTGCCGGAAGGGCCGGAGAAGTCGAACAGCAGCGGTGCGGCGAATGCCGGTGAAGCAACCACGATCATCGCGATCGCCGTACCAAATGCGAGCTTTTTCATACTTTCTCCCTGCCTCTCCGGGCCGAACATGACGGCAGAGATAGCGGATGGAGGTACGTTGGCGGGGAGCATAAAGATTGCAGCCAGATTTAACGAAACCCTTAGGCAGTCGCCTTTTGTCCACGGCAAGGACCTGTCGGCATAGCTGAGTGCCCGAAGCTCTCCGTCTGCCTCCCCCTCCTATGCGACAGCCAGCGGACCGAGGCGGAGATACCCTCCGCCTTGGTGCCATTTTAGCTCCGCGTGGAGGCGCGGCGACGCCTATTGCACCCATCGGATACCCGCACGGCGACGGCCGCTATCGCCCACTTGCCGCCTAAACGCGTTGCACGACGCGGGCTGAGCAGATCAGCTTCGAGACGAGAGAGCCTGCTGCAGCTTCGAGGTAAGCGCTACTCCCCTACTTGACGCAGCGAACGAGATCGGTCGAACGATCGGACCCCAGCATTCGCCGTCCGTCTGCAGAAAGGCGCAGGAGCCCCTTGGAAGGCTCCTCGCCGTCCGTAGAGATGTACTTGCTCGTGTAAGCGAGGCTGCTGGGCCCAGTCATCCGAACCTGCTTCACCTCTTCATGGTCTTCGTAGTAGACAATGGTCTTGGCGGTGACGGTAAAGCCGGCGCTGTTTTCGCCTCCACGCAGGTTGCAGTCTAAGAGCGTTAGAGCCCACTCACCCCGGAACTTGGCTGGAATCACGGAGCCTGCTTGTTCCGCTGGACCGCTTGCAAGGGCGGCGGCTGTTACGAGGATAAGTGGCAGGCTGTGCATTGTTTTCCCCAAACCGGATCGTGGCGCTCGCTATACCCGCCTGTTCCGGCATAGCCAGACCTAACGAATGCTGCTCGTTGGCAACTGTGCGCCGATTGCGGCGAACCCGTAACCGTTCAATGGCGGCCATCGGCTCCGTCAAACCAAATGCACCGTCTGGTAATCGGGTGAGGGTGGGTTAGGGCGAGATCATGCCCCGCCCGCGCAAGCCAGCCAGCCCGTTTCGCTACTTCAACTCGTCGCCGGAGGTGATCCGGCTAGTGGTACTGATGTACGTGCGTTTTCCGCTGTCGCTGCGGAACGTGGAGGATTTGCTGTTCGAGCGCGGGATCGACATCTGTCACGAGACGGTCAGGCTATGGTGGAACAGGTTCGGCCCGCTGTTCGCCGGCGACATCCGCCGGCAGCGGGTAAGCCGGATGCGCGGCTTTCGTCACTGGCGCTGGCACCTGGACGAGATGTACGTGAAGCTGAACGGCGGGCACCGTCAAACCAAATGCACCTGCTGTTAATCGGGTGAGGGTGGGGTAGGGCGGGAGCATGCCCCGCCCTCGCAAGCCAGCCAGCCCGTTTCGCTACTTCAACTCGTCGCCTGAGGTGATCCGGCTGGTGGTGCTGATGTACGTTCGGTTTCCGCTGTCGCTGCGGAACGTGGAAGACCTGCTGTTCGAGCGCGGTATCGACATCTGCCACGAGACGGTGCGGTTGTGGTGGAACAGGTTCGGTCCGCTGTTTGCGGGCGACATCCGCCGGCAGCGGGTAAGCCGGATGCGCGGCTTTCGTCACTGGCGCTGGCACCTGGACGAGATGTACGTGAAGCTGAATGGCGAGATGGTCTACCTGTGGCGGGCGGTGGATCACGAGGGTGAGGTGCTGGAAAGCTACGCCACCAGAACCCGTGACAAGGCAGCCGCGCTTGCCTTCATGAAGAAGGCGCTGAAGCGGCATGGTTCACCCGAGGCGATCACCACCGATGGCCTGCGCAGCTACCGCGCAGCGATGAACGAGCTTGGCAACGCCGAGAAGCAGCAGACCGCTCGCTGGGCGAACAACCGGGTGGAAAACAGCCACCTGCCGTTCCGACGACGAGAGCGGGCAATGCAGCGGTTCCGGCAGATGAAGACGCTGCAGAAGTTCGCCTCTGTCCACGCCAACGTCCACAACCACTTCAGCCTGGAGCGCCACCTCATCGATCGACAGACCTACCGGGAACGCCGCTCCGCCGCACTGGCGGAGTGGCAGGCGCTTGTCAGCTGAGTGCAGCCGTCAAAGGTTGGCCTGCATCGTGTGGAGAGCGGTTCGCATTAGACTGACAGCACCTTCGGGAGCGATCGCGTTTGGGATCGTCGTGTGCGTCGTCGCGCTTATCGCGCTTGTTGCAGCCGTTTCGCGTGTGCTGGTCTGCGATCCTTATGTGAACACCGTCGTGCGGATGGAGGAACTGGCTCGTGGCGACTATACAAGCACGATCCGTTACACGCACATGAAGGATTGTGTCGGTCGCATGACCAAGGCGATGGAAGTGTTTCGCGACAACGGCCAGGCCATCGCGGCTTCAGCCGCCGCCCAGCGCATGGTGGTAGAAGCGCTTGGACAAGGGCTTGGGCTGCTCGCTGACAACGACCTTACGCACCGTATCGAGAAGCCGTTCGGCGCCGACTACGAAGCACTTCGGGAAAACTTCAACCGTGCGATGTTGGCCGTATCAGACGCGATCGGCGCAGTGGCCGCCGCAACGAACGGGATTAACAGTGGGGCGGCCGATATCCGGCAAGCCTCCGACGACCTGTCGCAACGCACCGAGCAGCAGGCGGCTTCGCTCGAGGAAACCGCTGCCGCGATGGACGAGATTACCGGCACCGTCCGCAGCACCGCAGCCGACGCACGCCGGGCCAACACTGCTGTCGGTGAGGCACGTGCCGAAGCCGAAAGCTCGGGCGAAGTCGTCAGCCGCGCGGTCGATGCCATGGGCGGGATCGAGCGTTCGTCGTCGGAAATCAGCGAGATCATCAGCGTTATCGACGGCATCGCCTTCCAGACCAACCTGCTCGCGCTCAACGCGGGCGTCGAGGCAGCACGCGCCGGCGAGGCTGGCAGGGGCTTCGCGGTCGTCGCCAGCGAAGTCCGCGCACTGGCGCAACGCTCGGCCGACGCCGCGAAGGACGTGAAGGAAAAAATCAACGCGTCCGCCAAGCAGGTCGACGCAGGTGTCGCGTTGGTCAGCGAAACCGGCAGGGCGCTACAGCGGATTATCGCGCGCATCGGCGAGATCAGCGCGCTCGTCTCGACGATCGCCACCTCTGCGGAGCATCAGGCGACCGGGCTGCAACAGGTCAACACCGCCGTCTCCGAGATGGACGGGGTGACGCAGCAGAACGCCGCGATGGTGGAAGAGGCAACCGCCGCCGCGCGCAGTCTCGCCGAAGAGGCGGATCGCCTATCCGCCGAGGTCAGCCGCTTTCGCCTTGACGTCCGGACACATGCCCCCGCTGCACCCTCTGCTTCGCCTGTACATGACCTGCAGGCGCGCGCCGCTCAGGCGGGCCGCGACGTCGCCCGCAATTCACGCCGTCCGGTCGTTGGCGCCCGCGGCAACGCTCTGGCTGTCTCGACGGACGAATGGTCCGACTTCTAAAAGCCTCAGAGCGGCATCATTTGGTGGGATAGGTTGGCGAGAGTAAGTGCAACGGGGTATTTCGCGGATCCCATGGCGCAACCTTGAAGGGCAACAATGTCTAATGAATCGATCTTCTTGGACCCTTTTGTCGTCGCGTTCGCAGTTGCCGTTGGTGACCGCACTGTTACCGATACCTCGCACACGCTCAATTGATCCAAGCTTCCGTCGGACACCTGACTTTCACCTCTCCTTAGGCGAAGCGCCGCGAGCATTGTCGCGCCCTGTTAACATGTGATAGCTTGGTTGAGATTCCGTTTTAGTGAAGTGTCAGCTTCCAGCATGATCGACAACGCAGAAGGCAGACTGGCCGCTTTGGTGCAACGGCAACGTGCGCGGCTGGCGCGATTCTTCGGCCAACACGCGCCCGACAAGTCGGAAGTGCCGGACCTTGTGCAGGACGTCTTCCTGAAGCTTACCAAAACCGAGATGCCCGAAGCCTTTGAAAACGAGGCAAGCTACGTTATAAGCGTTGCACGGTCGGTGCTGACCGACCATCATCGAAGGCGGCGGGTCCGGTATGCCGGGGAACATGGCGAGATGGTCGACGATATCGTCGACATGGGCCCTCCCATCGATCATGTGCTGGATAATCGGGCGATGGCGCAGCGAGTGCGCGCCGCGCTGCTCGACCTGCCGGAGCGTACCCGCGACGTGTTCGCGTTAAAAACCTTGCAGGGAATGAGAATGGCCGACGTCGCGGACGCGCTGAACGTGTCGCTCAGCACGGCCGAGAAGCATCATGCACGCGCACTGGCGCATTTGGCCGCGCGGCTGACTGATTACCGCCGATGAGCAACGATGATCTCACCGAAGCAGGCATTTGGTTCACGCGTCTCGATACGCCGGTTCGTGACGTCGGCGGAAAGGATCGCAGCGACTTCAGCTCATGGTATCGCTCCAACGCGGAACATCGCCGCGCCTTTGCCGCGGTGGCCGCCACCGGCGTGGTGATCGCTGATCTGGCGGACGACCCCGCACTGGTCGGGATTGCGCAATCCGCCTTGGCCCGCGTGCACGCGCGACGTCGCCGCACGCGGCTCGTTGTCACGGGCGTCGTCGGAGCGCTTGTCATGGTGCCGGTGGCGGCCCTGACCTTCCGCCACTGGCAGGCCCCCGCAACGAGCACGACCGCGCCCGTGCGGGTTGTCGAGACCGGTGTGGGCGAACGACGTGAGGTGGCCTTGGACGGGAGCGTGCGCATCGTGCTGGACACCAATACTCGCGTGACTATTTCCGATGGTGCGGTCACGATTGCCGGTCAGGCTTATGCGGCGGCGGGTACGCGACCAGCGCAAGTGCGCCTGCCCGACGGAATGACCATATCCACGCAGGGGGAAGTCAATATCCGGATCGACGACGAAGGGGCGACTGTGCTGGCGGAGGGAGCGCCGGCAACGGTGCACAGCGCCGCCTCGACGACCGTGCTAGCGCCCGATCACATCCTGAGGATAAAAGCTGGGCGCAGCAGCATCGCGCGCGCGGCAGATCCGGCGGCGATCACCGGCTGGCGTAGCGGCTGGCTTTTCTTCGACGACACGCCGTTGCGCGAGGCCGCGGCGGAGATCAATCGTTACCGGCGCACCCCGATCCGCTTGTTGCACGGGACCGGCGCGTTGCGAATCAGCGGATCGTTCCGGATCGACGATACCGGCGCGTTTTTGCGCGCGGTGGGGCAAACGCTTCCCGCAAAGGTCAACGTCAGTCCGGACGGGGCCACCATCGGGATCGCACGCGGTCACCAAAAAATAAAATAGTCGGAGTATTACGGGTTTTCGGCTGACGTGCGTCTCTACGCATACAGCCGGCTCGATCACAACCAGAGCCTGGCATGGAGCGGAGAGGGTGACACGCCGGATGGGGAGGGTGATCGGCATGACGGGTCTCGCGACCCTCGCGATGCCCGTGGCCGCCCGGCCGCAGGCGCCGCAGCGGGCCGCGATCAGCGTCGAGCGGATCGATCTCGCCCGGGCGCTCAGGCAATTT
The genomic region above belongs to Sphingomonas phyllosphaerae 5.2 and contains:
- a CDS encoding HU family DNA-binding protein yields the protein MVRTELVQRLMEGNPTLSQRDVENLVSTFFETIVAHLVANGRVDLRGFGAFYTGTRVAHAGYNPRTGDPTEVPAKREPRFRASRVLRLQPIIGG
- a CDS encoding DUF6894 family protein, translated to MRCFFDLAGAVSDLDNLGLEADTIEEVRVAAARHIAEIIRDMPGLLWAGEGIRLEVTDENRTKLFTIVTSGADAAAIRG
- a CDS encoding Crp/Fnr family transcriptional regulator produces the protein MSKSSLEIFAKRLSQRAMLTDEDKAPIIALPHVRRVLNPHAYHVREGEMPRPCCGLVLSGLAFRHKLAADGRRQIVSIQLTGDLLDLQHLFLAVADHSVQALTELVVADIDRDALQEIALTRPAVGRALWVDGLIDASISREWVLNVGRRNGRARIAHILCEIAVRMRAAGILNSPSFRLPMTQEQLGDATG
- a CDS encoding IS6 family transposase — protein: MPRPRKPASPFRYFNSSPEVIRLVVLMYVRFPLSLRNVEDLLFERGIDICHETVRLWWNRFGPLFAGDIRRQRVSRMRGFRHWRWHLDEMYVKLNGEMVYLWRAVDHEGEVLESYATRTRDKAAALAFMKKALKRHGSPEAITTDGLRSYRAAMNELGNAEKQQTARWANNRVENSHLPFRRRERAMQRFRQMKTLQKFASVHANVHNHFSLERHLIDRQTYRERRSAALAEWQALVS
- a CDS encoding methyl-accepting chemotaxis protein, which produces MNTVVRMEELARGDYTSTIRYTHMKDCVGRMTKAMEVFRDNGQAIAASAAAQRMVVEALGQGLGLLADNDLTHRIEKPFGADYEALRENFNRAMLAVSDAIGAVAAATNGINSGAADIRQASDDLSQRTEQQAASLEETAAAMDEITGTVRSTAADARRANTAVGEARAEAESSGEVVSRAVDAMGGIERSSSEISEIISVIDGIAFQTNLLALNAGVEAARAGEAGRGFAVVASEVRALAQRSADAAKDVKEKINASAKQVDAGVALVSETGRALQRIIARIGEISALVSTIATSAEHQATGLQQVNTAVSEMDGVTQQNAAMVEEATAAARSLAEEADRLSAEVSRFRLDVRTHAPAAPSASPVHDLQARAAQAGRDVARNSRRPVVGARGNALAVSTDEWSDF
- a CDS encoding RNA polymerase sigma factor produces the protein MIDNAEGRLAALVQRQRARLARFFGQHAPDKSEVPDLVQDVFLKLTKTEMPEAFENEASYVISVARSVLTDHHRRRRVRYAGEHGEMVDDIVDMGPPIDHVLDNRAMAQRVRAALLDLPERTRDVFALKTLQGMRMADVADALNVSLSTAEKHHARALAHLAARLTDYRR
- a CDS encoding FecR family protein, whose amino-acid sequence is MSNDDLTEAGIWFTRLDTPVRDVGGKDRSDFSSWYRSNAEHRRAFAAVAATGVVIADLADDPALVGIAQSALARVHARRRRTRLVVTGVVGALVMVPVAALTFRHWQAPATSTTAPVRVVETGVGERREVALDGSVRIVLDTNTRVTISDGAVTIAGQAYAAAGTRPAQVRLPDGMTISTQGEVNIRIDDEGATVLAEGAPATVHSAASTTVLAPDHILRIKAGRSSIARAADPAAITGWRSGWLFFDDTPLREAAAEINRYRRTPIRLLHGTGALRISGSFRIDDTGAFLRAVGQTLPAKVNVSPDGATIGIARGHQKIK